The following nucleotide sequence is from Flavobacteriales bacterium.
CTTTGCTTTCTAAACTTTCAATGGTGTATTTAACGGCTTGTAATGATCTGCCTAGCGTTTTGGCAATATTGGCGAGTGTTTCGCGTCCATTTAAACTAAGCTCGGTCAGTACTTCTTTTTCTTTTGTACTCAGATCAATAATTAATTTATCCTTAAGCATGGTAATATTATTAATGCCGCAAATATACAAAGTAAAAATTAGAAGCCTAAAAGTTTTATAAAAATGATGTAAAGGCTTATATTTGAGATGAAAGTCAAGTTAATTTGATTTAAATTACATTAAGAAGAAATGGAATCAGTCGGAAAAGGAATCCCAGAAAGAGAGTTTATATCACGAGATAAGTTTGATGATCATGTAGAATACTTAGATGAGAGTAAGTTCAATACTGGGCCTTCGTTACCTATGTGGACATACGCAAGTGAGGAGTTATTGGAATTAGAATACACAGAATGCTTTCTGAAAACGTGGCAATTCGCCGCTCATATTTCCGACCTTCAAAAACCAGGCGACTACGTTGTATTTGATTTATGGCGAGATAGTGCCATTGTTATGGTCGGTGATGATGGTGAGATCAGAGCATTTCAAAACGTATGTACTCACCGTGCTTCAAGATTGTTAGATGGAGTAGGATGTAAAAAGTTAATTCAATGTCACTACCATGCTTGGACATTTAATACAGATGGTTCATTAAAAGGAATTACTCAACCTAAAGAATATCCCGAGTGCGATAAATCTAAAATGGGTTTAAAACGTGTTGGTCTAGAAATATACAGAGGCTTGGTATTCGTTAAAATGTTGGAAAGCGATTGCTTAACTCCTGCAGAACAATTTGCACCTATCGATGATATGTTGGCTGCTTACAATACGGAAGAGGTAGAAAGAATGGGTGAAGGATTTGGTGGGCAAGACTGGCAATGCAACTGGAAATTAGCAAGTGATAATTATGCCGAAAGTTACCACGTGCCAACTGGTCACCCTGGTCTAAATAGAATGACGGAAATGGGTAAAGAAGGTGGAGAATTACCTACAGGTGTTGGTTTTAGTATTTTCAGAATGAAAATTAGCGCCTCTAAGAATTTAGACGAAGCACGTTATCAAGCAATCATTCATACTGCCGATCATAGAGTTAATCATCCCGTAAAGCGATGTTGGTTAAACATGAGCATGCACTATAATATGGGTATCGAAATTAGTAACGAGGTGCTATCGGTATTTCAAGTATTGCCAAAAGGCGTGGATTCTACAGAAGTTAGATACACGATGTTTGGTCGTAAAGACAGGAACGAACACGAGCAAGAATTGATCGAATTAAATTACAAGATCATAAATCAAGTAAACGACGAGGATAAATTTTTAACAGAAAGAATTCAAAGAGGTGCCAGTACACAAAATTATCAGCCTGGACCATTGCATTATCAAGAGTCAACGGTGGCATTAAATCACAAGAATTTAAGAGAAATATTTCCTGTATCTGGTTTGGATATGCCTCCGAAGTGGGGATCATTGGCCGACCT
It contains:
- a CDS encoding aromatic ring-hydroxylating dioxygenase subunit alpha translates to MESVGKGIPEREFISRDKFDDHVEYLDESKFNTGPSLPMWTYASEELLELEYTECFLKTWQFAAHISDLQKPGDYVVFDLWRDSAIVMVGDDGEIRAFQNVCTHRASRLLDGVGCKKLIQCHYHAWTFNTDGSLKGITQPKEYPECDKSKMGLKRVGLEIYRGLVFVKMLESDCLTPAEQFAPIDDMLAAYNTEEVERMGEGFGGQDWQCNWKLASDNYAESYHVPTGHPGLNRMTEMGKEGGELPTGVGFSIFRMKISASKNLDEARYQAIIHTADHRVNHPVKRCWLNMSMHYNMGIEISNEVLSVFQVLPKGVDSTEVRYTMFGRKDRNEHEQELIELNYKIINQVNDEDKFLTERIQRGASTQNYQPGPLHYQESTVALNHKNLREIFPVSGLDMPPKWGSLADLNDEMLKKA